In Candidatus Vicinibacter proximus, the following are encoded in one genomic region:
- a CDS encoding RecQ family ATP-dependent DNA helicase codes for MLISDPKVILKKYWGYDDFRSIQSEVIESVLSSVDTLALMPTGGGKSLCYQIPALCLEGCCLVISPLIALMQDQVNQLKKRGISAEFIHSGLKAKEVERILEQCSGGTIKLLYVSPERLLNQNFRSSVIHLKISFIAVDEAHCISQWGYDFRPAYLKVNEFRLLFNSPVLALTATATAEVQIDILQQLGIPEAHVFKTSFLRENLALVVREQENKTSEIIHVLKKLNSSALIYVRNRRQTVEISNELKREGIISDFYHAGLPMESRDQRQKAWIENHIRVMVCTNAFGMGVDKSDVSLVLHADLPNSLEEYFQEVGRAGRNGSRSYGVMLYHQKDIKRIVKQFEIAFPGMDEIRFVYQCLGYTLDVAVGSIMLESVDFDLFKFCTQYKLEIHKTLSCFKILEQAGYVYLSEAFHHPSQLQILISSEELFEYYKEKPQAEQLIKSILRSYEGVFSVMVRIQESQLAKSSGVPYGKVLNILSSLHKIGIIKYLPQSDNPRIQFLNERIPSKEIKLDEKWIKHRKSVFKKRSDSLLNYLSTGICRQRFLMDYFGEKGTKVCGICDNCLQNNDAPINSNIVSEWRRIILQKLQKKSPLLINELYHLFPSNKIKFVELILDEMLGEELVTRKFDQIFLKNPK; via the coding sequence ATGTTAATCTCTGATCCCAAAGTAATCCTGAAAAAATATTGGGGGTACGATGATTTCAGATCCATACAGAGTGAAGTTATTGAATCTGTTCTTTCATCTGTGGATACTTTGGCGTTGATGCCCACGGGAGGAGGAAAATCCTTATGCTACCAGATTCCTGCTTTATGTCTTGAAGGTTGTTGTTTAGTTATTTCCCCTTTAATTGCTCTAATGCAAGATCAGGTGAACCAACTAAAGAAAAGAGGCATTTCTGCGGAGTTCATTCACTCGGGTTTAAAAGCAAAAGAGGTAGAAAGAATACTTGAACAATGTTCTGGAGGAACAATTAAATTATTGTATGTCTCACCAGAAAGGCTTTTAAATCAAAATTTCAGAAGCTCAGTTATTCATCTTAAGATAAGCTTTATCGCAGTGGACGAAGCACATTGTATTTCTCAATGGGGTTATGATTTTAGGCCGGCCTATCTAAAAGTAAATGAATTTCGATTATTGTTTAATAGTCCGGTTTTGGCACTTACAGCAACAGCGACTGCAGAGGTTCAAATAGATATACTTCAGCAATTAGGAATTCCTGAAGCTCATGTATTTAAAACTAGCTTTCTGAGAGAAAATCTGGCTCTTGTTGTGAGGGAACAAGAAAATAAGACATCCGAAATTATACATGTACTTAAAAAATTGAATTCATCTGCTTTAATTTATGTAAGAAACAGACGGCAGACGGTAGAGATCAGTAATGAACTGAAAAGAGAGGGAATCATTTCTGACTTTTATCATGCAGGATTGCCCATGGAATCCAGAGACCAAAGACAAAAAGCCTGGATTGAAAATCATATTCGCGTAATGGTTTGTACCAATGCATTTGGTATGGGTGTGGATAAGTCTGATGTGTCTTTAGTATTGCATGCTGACTTGCCTAATAGTTTGGAGGAATACTTTCAAGAGGTAGGACGAGCGGGGAGAAATGGTTCGAGATCATATGGAGTAATGCTTTATCATCAAAAAGATATTAAACGAATTGTAAAGCAATTTGAAATTGCGTTTCCGGGGATGGATGAAATTCGTTTTGTTTATCAATGTTTGGGTTACACCTTAGATGTGGCAGTTGGTTCAATTATGTTGGAGAGTGTAGATTTTGATCTCTTTAAATTTTGCACCCAATATAAGTTGGAAATACATAAAACTCTGAGTTGTTTTAAAATTTTGGAACAAGCAGGCTATGTATATTTATCAGAAGCTTTTCACCATCCCAGTCAATTGCAGATTCTAATTTCTTCTGAAGAATTATTTGAATACTATAAAGAGAAACCACAGGCTGAACAATTAATTAAATCCATCCTTCGATCTTATGAGGGGGTCTTTAGTGTTATGGTACGAATTCAGGAGTCACAATTGGCTAAAAGCTCTGGTGTCCCTTATGGCAAAGTGCTTAATATACTCAGTTCATTACATAAAATTGGTATCATTAAATATTTGCCTCAGTCCGATAATCCTAGAATCCAATTTTTAAACGAGCGAATTCCTTCCAAAGAAATTAAACTTGATGAAAAATGGATTAAACATAGAAAATCAGTTTTTAAAAAAAGGTCAGATTCCCTTTTAAACTATTTATCTACAGGTATATGCCGGCAGCGATTTTTAATGGATTATTTTGGTGAAAAAGGGACGAAGGTTTGTGGAATTTGTGACAATTGCCTTCAAAATAATGATGCACCAATAAATTCAAATATTGTAAGCGAATGGAGAAGAATTATTCTCCAAAAACTACAAAAAAAATCTCCTTTATTGATAAATGAGTTATATCATTTATTTCCAAGCAATAAAATTAAATTCGTGGAATTAATCTTAGATGAGATGCTAGGGGAAGAACTGGTTACTAGAAAATTTGACCAGATTTTTCTAAAAAATCCAAAATAA